One window from the genome of Echinicola vietnamensis DSM 17526 encodes:
- a CDS encoding RagB/SusD family nutrient uptake outer membrane protein, whose product MSYKSYIFIFLLGILGTSCEDFLSTEPTNFIAPEYSTIAELETGLAGVYDVLGSQATYGDVIPYWLNVSTDIGYTNTGQLNTTAYIYTATDAQITNLWKTLYQGIYRANLVLAKVDNPELDEEARNRIKGQALFLRGYYYFLLVKNYGSVPMLLTDKPDISNVNIPRSPVEDVYTQILQDMKEAESLVEEAEHLSGGGRISRSTVQGILARVCLTMAGHPLKDESRYAEALEWAQKVQKSKMHELNPDYSNVFIRYARDEYDIKESIWEVEFYGLLSSGSQEYTYYIGARGGIRSGDEQIGYSGGAVLATKWLFDLYEIDEGSTETPKESPDLRRDWNIAPFTYVGVPGVQTYNPDLWRRTMGKWRREYETLTPKDRVVSAQNFPILRYSDVLLMIAEAENEVNGPTDVAYEAINQVRRRAYGLLLPAPPNPDVNADLPPGLSKEEFFQAIVDERAREFCFEASRRSDYIRWGTFVDRMKEYKDWALANGAVQGHVLAQTNISERNYLLPIPTAEMALNKALTQNPGY is encoded by the coding sequence ATGAGCTATAAATCATATATTTTCATTTTCCTCCTAGGGATACTTGGCACGTCGTGCGAAGATTTCCTCAGCACGGAGCCTACCAATTTTATTGCGCCCGAATACTCCACTATAGCGGAGCTCGAAACCGGTCTGGCGGGTGTGTACGATGTACTGGGGAGCCAAGCTACCTATGGCGATGTAATTCCCTACTGGCTAAATGTGAGCACTGATATTGGGTACACTAACACCGGTCAGCTCAATACCACGGCGTACATTTATACCGCTACAGATGCGCAGATCACCAATCTTTGGAAAACCCTTTACCAGGGCATTTACAGGGCAAACCTGGTGCTGGCCAAGGTAGACAATCCTGAGCTGGATGAGGAAGCCAGAAATAGGATCAAAGGCCAAGCTCTGTTCCTTAGGGGTTATTATTATTTTTTGCTGGTAAAAAACTATGGCAGCGTACCTATGCTGCTTACAGACAAGCCAGACATCAGTAATGTAAACATTCCAAGATCACCGGTGGAGGATGTTTACACACAAATACTGCAGGATATGAAGGAGGCAGAGAGTCTGGTGGAGGAGGCGGAGCACTTGAGCGGAGGAGGGAGAATTTCCCGCTCGACTGTCCAAGGTATCCTTGCTCGCGTGTGTTTAACGATGGCCGGCCATCCGCTGAAAGACGAATCTAGGTATGCCGAAGCACTTGAGTGGGCCCAGAAAGTGCAGAAATCGAAAATGCATGAGCTGAACCCAGACTATTCGAATGTTTTCATCAGGTACGCCAGAGATGAGTATGACATCAAGGAAAGCATTTGGGAGGTTGAGTTCTATGGACTGTTGTCTTCGGGTTCCCAGGAGTATACCTACTATATCGGAGCACGGGGAGGTATAAGAAGCGGCGACGAGCAAATCGGATACAGTGGTGGTGCCGTGCTGGCTACCAAATGGCTGTTTGATTTGTATGAAATCGATGAAGGAAGTACCGAAACGCCGAAAGAATCTCCTGATTTGCGTAGAGACTGGAACATAGCTCCTTTTACTTATGTAGGCGTGCCCGGTGTACAGACCTACAATCCGGATTTGTGGAGAAGAACCATGGGTAAATGGAGGAGAGAATATGAGACGCTCACACCAAAAGACAGAGTGGTTTCCGCACAGAATTTCCCGATACTCCGGTATTCAGATGTGCTGTTGATGATCGCTGAGGCTGAAAATGAAGTAAACGGTCCTACAGATGTAGCTTATGAGGCCATCAACCAGGTGAGAAGAAGAGCTTACGGCCTGCTGCTTCCGGCTCCTCCCAATCCTGATGTGAATGCGGATCTGCCTCCAGGCCTGAGCAAGGAAGAGTTTTTTCAGGCGATTGTAGACGAGCGCGCAAGGGAGTTTTGTTTCGAAGCTTCCAGAAGGTCCGATTATATCCGTTGGGGTACTTTTGTCGATCGGATGAAGGAATACAAGGACTGGGCTCTGGCCAACGGCGCCGTTCAGGGGCACGTACTGGCCCAAACCAATATTTCCGAACGGAATTATCTACTGCCCATTCCTACAGCAGAAATGGCTTTAAACAAAGCACTTACTCAAAATCCAGGTTATTAA
- a CDS encoding L-fucose/L-arabinose isomerase family protein, giving the protein MNELLKREQVVMNGQVVRREETVPRIGVFGVGYFKYWEQFDGLLEDLLEKQNVFVEKLKRNKVDTIEFGLVDDAKSAYDLVPKLKAANLDLIFCDMLTYATSSTFGVIIKNLDVPIVLVALQPDKAMDYSKASTYMQLYNDDVCSLPEFTGVAVRMGKKIPDVIIGTLHDDPQSEQEIREYCNIARVLHGLKTTRIGHIGHPIEAMLDMHSDSTMLTAHFGVHVVQCEPHEIVSKYQKEVNEREIKSEEQRILAFFDTPDPVSDPISEKLKPEDLEVAARVSVALKKFVEEKELDGLAYYYNGEENSDTQLVMSNLIVGNSLLTSAGFPMCGESDLKCCLAMFIMDRLGIGGSFAEFHPVDFKENFILVGHDGPHNISIAEGKPVLRSLKKYHGKPGFGAGVEFKIKEGPITMLSITSTYEGKFKFVIAEGESVEGPIPPTGNTNTRGYFKPDVRTFLTKWVKEGPTHHFALGVGHHAQTIRKIGEYLNIEAVIVE; this is encoded by the coding sequence ATGAATGAACTACTAAAAAGGGAACAGGTTGTCATGAACGGACAGGTGGTAAGAAGGGAGGAAACTGTTCCCAGAATAGGTGTTTTTGGGGTCGGATACTTCAAATACTGGGAGCAATTCGACGGTCTTTTAGAAGATTTGCTGGAAAAGCAAAACGTATTTGTAGAGAAATTAAAGAGAAATAAAGTAGATACAATAGAATTTGGGTTGGTCGACGACGCAAAAAGCGCTTATGACCTGGTGCCAAAGCTTAAAGCTGCCAATCTGGATCTTATCTTTTGCGACATGCTTACTTATGCCACGTCCAGTACATTTGGTGTCATCATCAAAAATCTCGATGTACCTATCGTATTGGTGGCCTTGCAGCCGGATAAAGCGATGGACTATTCAAAGGCTTCAACCTACATGCAGCTTTACAACGACGATGTTTGCTCGCTGCCGGAGTTTACTGGTGTTGCAGTAAGAATGGGGAAAAAAATTCCTGATGTCATCATTGGTACCCTGCACGATGATCCTCAGTCGGAACAGGAGATCAGAGAATACTGCAACATTGCGAGGGTTTTACATGGATTGAAAACAACACGCATCGGTCATATAGGACATCCTATTGAAGCTATGCTCGATATGCACTCTGATTCCACTATGCTCACAGCGCATTTTGGGGTGCACGTTGTGCAATGCGAGCCCCACGAGATCGTTTCCAAATACCAGAAAGAGGTAAATGAACGGGAAATAAAGAGTGAAGAACAGCGCATCCTCGCATTTTTTGACACGCCCGATCCGGTTTCCGATCCGATTTCCGAAAAACTTAAACCGGAAGACCTTGAGGTTGCGGCAAGGGTATCGGTAGCGTTGAAAAAATTTGTGGAAGAAAAGGAACTGGATGGACTTGCCTATTATTACAATGGAGAGGAAAACAGCGACACCCAACTGGTAATGTCCAACCTTATCGTTGGCAACTCCTTGCTGACGAGTGCCGGCTTCCCCATGTGTGGTGAATCTGACCTGAAATGCTGCCTGGCCATGTTCATTATGGACAGGCTCGGCATCGGCGGAAGCTTCGCGGAATTTCACCCGGTAGATTTTAAGGAGAACTTCATATTGGTAGGGCACGACGGCCCGCATAATATTTCCATTGCAGAAGGTAAACCAGTGTTAAGAAGTTTGAAGAAATACCATGGCAAGCCGGGCTTTGGTGCCGGAGTGGAGTTTAAGATCAAAGAAGGCCCTATTACCATGCTGAGTATCACTTCCACGTATGAGGGAAAGTTCAAGTTTGTGATAGCTGAAGGAGAATCGGTGGAAGGCCCTATCCCGCCCACCGGAAACACGAACACCCGGGGTTACTTCAAGCCGGATGTAAGGACGTTTCTCACGAAGTGGGTGAAGGAAGGGCCCACCCATCATTTCGCTTTGGGAGTTGGTCACCATGCGCAGACGATCCGGAAGATCGGCGAGTATTTAAACATTGAAGCGGTAATAGTTGAATAG
- a CDS encoding DUF5017 domain-containing protein: MKFVYLIVPLISILSSCESLIEVDTPDFDVMLEKGLTYNVGDTVKFAFTGYAGNITFYSGLPGSDYEFRERKEIDGGVPQIELVTQYGGGGTQINSLRLMVTTDLMSMDSAGVVNANWTDISDKADIAPNTTITPSGVLDLSEYVESGKPLFFGFKFVGETSATHLPGNWIIHDFVANTVMDDGSALPVVTMPTASWSTFSILNDASKWIFRNNNTQAYIIGGGYNAPPSEDWMITKGLNFTKVPPDTGLPIQNIGSNALKGYEFVYNTPGTYTVTFIGSNYTVDDHKEVIRQFTIAVEEE; encoded by the coding sequence ATGAAGTTTGTATATTTAATAGTACCGTTGATTTCCATCTTATCATCCTGTGAAAGCCTAATAGAAGTGGATACTCCCGACTTTGACGTAATGCTGGAGAAAGGACTTACTTATAATGTGGGCGATACGGTAAAATTCGCATTTACAGGATATGCTGGAAATATTACTTTTTACTCCGGTTTGCCGGGATCTGATTACGAATTCCGTGAGAGAAAAGAAATTGATGGTGGTGTTCCGCAGATTGAGCTCGTAACACAGTACGGTGGCGGCGGTACACAAATCAATTCCCTGAGACTGATGGTAACGACAGATCTGATGTCAATGGATTCCGCCGGAGTGGTCAATGCTAATTGGACGGACATTTCCGATAAAGCGGACATTGCTCCCAACACCACGATAACTCCTTCCGGTGTATTGGATCTCAGTGAATATGTTGAGTCCGGGAAGCCGTTGTTTTTTGGGTTTAAATTCGTGGGAGAAACTAGCGCTACACATTTACCCGGCAACTGGATCATCCACGATTTTGTGGCAAATACGGTTATGGACGATGGGAGTGCGTTGCCGGTAGTGACGATGCCTACAGCAAGCTGGTCTACGTTTAGCATTCTCAACGATGCCTCTAAATGGATCTTCAGAAACAACAATACCCAAGCCTACATTATCGGTGGTGGGTACAACGCGCCGCCAAGCGAAGACTGGATGATCACCAAAGGACTGAACTTCACCAAGGTTCCACCGGATACTGGCCTGCCTATTCAGAATATAGGCTCGAATGCGCTGAAAGGGTATGAATTTGTATATAATACTCCGGGTACATACACAGTGACATTCATCGGATCAAACTACACAGTAGATGACCATAAAGAGGTGATCAGGCAGTTTACGATCGCGGTCGAAGAGGAATAA